The window CAAATTCATCCCAACCATATCAAAACAGTGCCTCACCTTTACAAAGCAACGCCAATGAGCCCTTGGCATCATCGCCATCAAATTCTAACGTTTTTGAAGAAAGAGCAACATTAGATGAACAATCAGAGTCTGATTCTGTTGAAGATATTGAGCGAATTATCCAAGGGGGTTTATAAAACTATTTGAACTCAATACAGTCAGTGGCAAATTCGGTCTAGCGAGCCAAACACCAGAAAtaactattacttacttaatattcagTCTAGGGTCGCCTTCATCGAAATTGATGAGGAGGACTTTATATTACTAAGCCAAGATGTGTCTATTTAAAACATGTTCCTATTGTGTGAGAAATTgtgatttatatataattacctAGTAAATGTTGATTTaaacttactatatttttaatttacttacctcaaagtaatcattaatctttctTCTGGCTCAATAGCACGTCTATAGTTAGTatcctttttatatattttggtacgtattaatgacaataattcaTCAAAAGATTTTAGAGACATGCGAAAATATTTCTTGAATTTATCAGGGTAACATCTGTATTCCAAATATAAACGATGAAACTGACCAAGATGATATCTCTTTAAATTTAGAGGATGTACCCAATTTTTTCTCTTACTACTTTCTTCATCTTCCTCAAGAGCTTCGTGAATAGCCAATATATTAACGAACATTATTTAGTTAACACTCGAGTCACCAGTTTTGAAATGTGAACTGAGATATACTGCGCGAAACTCAAGCCACTCAgctcttttatatgaaaaatagtcGGCCGCTCAGCGTACGCATTTGGTGTGAACGTATACAAGCCGACTGTTTTGTTCACACCAATGGCGTATTGTCAGCTACAGCGTATTGTAAGCTTAATGTGAACAAaaaataccatttatttttacgttcacACTGAGGCTTATAGTGAGCCTGCGCACAATCGGCGGCTGACTATACGTTTGGTGTGAACACGCACTTAAAGTAcatatttcaatatatttttttgaagtgaAGTTAGCAACATGCtaacaatattaattataaacataACCTCTAAGGTAATGGCACCAGTCTTGGACAAGTCTCCAGTAATGAACATGTTACTTTAAAATCTACCAAATAAGAAATACAAAGTACGCATGTTAAGACATAACCCTGTATCCAAAGAGCAGCTTCTTGATAGCGAAcaacatattttaaatttagatagAAGTCAAAATCCATTTAGTGAAAACCGCCCAGGTAAAAAATAGTACGGTTCTTTCCTTCGCCGCCACCCAGAATTATCCGAAAGAGTTACTCAGAGAGCTTGGTTGGCGACTCAACAAGAGTCTTCAATACAGATGAAAGTGCATTTTTTTAAACCCTAAGGACAACTTACATGTCCACATATTTTTGCGGTAATGTCTATAATGAAAATGAATCTGTTCGACGAAGATCTTTTACCAAACCgtcttttaaaatcaaaatatacCGATAGCTATAGATCTGTTGATGGCGTTGATACAAAAAATTACCAAAATTCTCTGAGTTGATACTCAATGCGCaccataaatataaaaaagctaTGGTGAAACGCGAAAAAATTGCTTCACTTATTTCAAATTTCAGTATGGTACACCATATTGTATCCAGCTTAAAAACACTTTAGTACACAGGTACCTCCTTCGAATCTATGACTGGTTTATCTAGGCCGAAAATGCTGACTAggcaaaaaataatactttattttcatttgttttccGTCAACCTATAATgtcatcattttattattttgtaaattaaaacattttcttagTTAAATAAAGTGCGGTGGTTggtggaaaataatttattcattaagAAATGGCTTGTACTAGTAAAGGTTgtaattctttatttacatttatagaCACTGAAAAAGGAAAAGGAAAATTTTACGTGCAGGATACCagtttcattataattttactaaCAAAAATGGTACCACAATCTTGCGTTGCGTAAAAAGAAGTGAGTGTAATGGATCCAAAAAAGCAGCGATGAACTGTTAGTTTTGAGAGAAAGCGGACATAGTTGTAAGGCGGATTTTGATAATAATTTGATTGACGTGAAGATGAACAAATGTAGAGAAAGAGTTAAAAAGAAATGGAAATCTGTAAGTACTATTTTTTAAGAAATCATGGGTGAGCTAGAAAAGGAAGATGATTTCGTGGATACACCAAGTTTAAAATCAAAGCGTGATGGCTTATACAAATTaaagtccggcaatctcgtacTCGACCGTCCTGCAGGgtgacagacggtggcggggacgtgGTAGCTAAGATATCAGCGGGTAGCAGGCGGTGTAGCGGAGAAGGGAAACGTGTGCGTCTGCGCGTCAAGTACGACAGTCTCGGCCGCGCAGTCGAAGCGGCAACACGTGTGTAACTGTTCGGCAGCGGGTGCgcggaaataaaagaaaaactaagAAATATCACTTTACTACAAATACAtacaaggaaaaaggaaatatataaaagaaaagcaaaaataaaataaacttaaaaaactcAACGACCGATCTTGGTGACAGCGAAAATTGGAAGATAAAACAAAGgaaaaagacaaaagacaatCTCACcgtaaaagaagaataaaacatagGTTCTTAaaaactaaggagattgtatacaATTATCAAAAGGTATAAAACCTATATAAAAATGTCCGTGCGTCGTTAACACTCCCACCCCAGTGCTGCCTCAGCACTCATAACCATTAGGACAGGTACGACGCGCACCTCGGATCAAAACGCTATGTCCCATGTCGTGGTCAAAACGTCGCGTGACTTTCATGCTTACAGCGTTTCGGATTTAGAACTCACTCTCCCAATGAATCAGTGCGATATTTGTTGCCATACAGATCGCGGTTGCTTCGTCCAGCAGACTAGGTAGTCTCCATACAGTGCAAGTGGAACAACGTCCACTGCGGGCGGCCGGAGCGACAGCGTTGATTCACAGAGTGCGAGTAATTAGCTCCGAATAATGATAAAAATCCAACTTACATTTAACAGATTCAGCGATTGCTACTGTCAGGACCCTTGACGGCGCGTTGATCCATTAGGCATGTCCTTGAACattaaacaattttgttttCCCTGTAGAGCAGCATGTTACCATATAGTGATGACTCGGGGCCAGCGAGTAAGTTATTGTTAAAACACATACCGTTTACTCGGGCTGGGGCATCGACGACCAGTCGTGTCTCCTTGTTAGTTTTTCCAACGTGACTATGAGGTGAGAACCATGTATGAGGTGTACGCTGCGAGTCCCTTAGCTTGAACTTACGTGCTACACCTTTACTCACCAGCTGCGAGGTGCCTTTCCGCTTACGACCCGCACGCTTGACGTCAACGTTCTGCCGAAGCTTACCTAATTGGACCATAGAGTTGGAGGTAAACGGTAATTTTACCTCGCCGAGGTCGTTCTGTGGCATTTGCTCGTCGCGCGGCGTGTCGGTGTAGATGACGAGCGAGTGCTCGCACTGCTCGCAGGGACGCGGTTCGGACACACGGCCGTGCAGGCACCAACCTAGGGGGGTGAGTGTAGCGGACGGCTCGTTTGGTTTACCTAACTTAATCTCTAAAGGTAACAGTAAATGATAATTATCCTGCCCTATCAACATTTCGGGCTTCGTATCAGAAGTACATAAATAGTCTTTGACATCAAGTAAATGTTGATAACTGTTACAATTCACAACAGACAAGTTTTGTATAGGCAAATTCAACTCATGTATAGAACGCGCTTTAATACTATGCACCTTATTGTCCATACCCGATAGATTTACATCCACCACTGTTGTCTCACACACCATCTGAGTGTCGGCCCAGGCGCCGCTGACCCGCATTGTCTCGCGGCGGCCGCGCAGCCCGGCGCGCTCCGCCAGCGCGCTGCTCAGCAGCGACACAGTCGACCCGTCGTCTAGTAGCGCGGTAGTATCGATCACACCGTTAGGTCCGTGTACACGTATAGGCACAACTTTTAATAGCACTTTACACTCACTCGCGTCAATGTTCGTCACAGTCTGTGTAGGTAGCTCTGGTTCCGGCGGCGATTGCACGATGACACTCGCAGACTCGTCCCGGCGATTGTTCACGGGGTAGTGCAGCAAACGATGATGTGTTTGTCCACAGCTGTCCTGGTAACATGCCGGAGCTGGGCAGGTCTCCCGACTATGACGAGAATTGAGACACTTGTAGCATATGCCGTTGCGCTTCACATATTGCCATCTCACTTTACGCAATGATCTTGCAAACTTCTTACACGCGGTTAGTTTGTGTGTAGCTGTGTGGCAAAAGTGGCACTTTGTGTCGTGCTCCGTGTGTAACACGTGGGCGTCGTGTGGTCGATGTGATGACGTGGCGCTCGTGAAATGAATGGAGGCTGTAGTGGAGATCTTTAAAGCTTCATTACTCAGAAACTCCGATAAAATAATAAGGCGAGGTTTCGTGCCTTCTTGTATCAATGGAAAGCTGTAGTCAGACCATTTTGCGATGAGCACTGCAGGCAATTTAGACAGTATGAGAGAGACTGTGTTCATACCTAGCAGATATTCTTGTCGGTCGAGTGCTCGTACTGCTTCCATGAAGTTCTGTACCTTTATAGAAAAAGGTATAATATCACGTTGATATTCTTGTGCCATAGGTTGTAACTTCTTTATATCCTGTAGAAGTCTAGATACGATGCCATCGGGATTACCATATCGTAGCTGTAGTGTAGCCATTATCGTGGCTGGTGACGTCGCGCTAATAAGAAGTGCAGCGACAGTCTCCTTAGCAGCTCCCCGTAGACATTTCCGTAATCTCCATAGGTTCTCCTTCTCAGAGAAATTACATAGGAGCGTCGACTCGTCGTACGCTTGTTTAAATTGTAGCCACTCCATTGGGTCGCCCGTGAACTCAGGTAAGTCCTTAGGCGTACTAATGCGGCTCAATAATGTAGCGTTATGTCCATTGTTGGTAGAGGCAGTTGCTAGGTCCTTGAGTGCGCTGGCAAGCATGTGTATCGTACCATCTGCTGATagtgcggcgggcggcggcgcggccgcgggcggcggcggggccGCGGGCTGCGGTGGCGGGCGCGCGGGCACTGTAGACTGTGCGGCGAGAGCCGCTGATGCTGGTGCCGGCGCTGACGGTAGCATCGACACACCCTCAGTTGTACCATAATCGTGGGTGGGCCGAGCCTTTTTCAGCTCCTCGTGACTGCTCTCTAGCCATTCGGCAACGTTAGACGTAACGCTTACCTCATCCTCCTCGTGTGGACTGTATCCTTCTTGTAGCTCCACTAGATCGGCTTGTAACTTTAAATCGATAAGTTCCATACGGATTTTCGCTTTTTCAGCTTGTGCCTGCAGTTCTAGTCGTTTCTTACATGCGTGAAAAGAACTTACAGACGATTTCTTGGACTTCACGCTGCCGCATATTGTGCGCGGCGGTGAAGCCGCAGCTTTTCCTTGGGTAAAAGTGGTATTATGTTCTTTTACCGTCGTCTCCGCTACCGTGGCCGT is drawn from Pectinophora gossypiella chromosome 19, ilPecGoss1.1, whole genome shotgun sequence and contains these coding sequences:
- the LOC126375806 gene encoding uncharacterized protein LOC126375806; this encodes MDTRSTTRSKKCEEETATVAETTVKEHNTTFTQGKAAASPPRTICGSVKSKKSSVSSFHACKKRLELQAQAEKAKIRMELIDLKLQADLVELQEGYSPHEEDEVSVTSNVAEWLESSHEELKKARPTHDYGTTEGVSMLPSAPAPASAALAAQSTVPARPPPQPAAPPPPAAAPPPAALSADGTIHMLASALKDLATASTNNGHNATLLSRISTPKDLPEFTGDPMEWLQFKQAYDESTLLCNFSEKENLWRLRKCLRGAAKETVAALLISATSPATIMATLQLRYGNPDGIVSRLLQDIKKLQPMAQEYQRDIIPFSIKVQNFMEAVRALDRQEYLLGMNTVSLILSKLPAVLIAKWSDYSFPLIQEGTKPRLIILSEFLSNEALKISTTASIHFTSATSSHRPHDAHVLHTEHDTKCHFCHTATHKLTACKKFARSLRKVRWQYVKRNGICYKCLNSRHSRETCPAPACYQDSCGQTHHRLLHYPVNNRRDESASVIVQSPPEPELPTQTVTNIDASECKVLLKVVPIRVHGPNGVIDTTALLDDGSTVSLLSSALAERAGLRGRRETMRVSGAWADTQMVCETTVVDVNLSGMDNKVHSIKARSIHELNLPIQNLSVVNCNSYQHLLDVKDYLCTSDTKPEMLIGQDNYHLLLPLEIKLGKPNEPSATLTPLGWCLHGRVSEPRPCEQCEHSLVIYTDTPRDEQMPQNDLGEVKLPFTSNSMVQLGKLRQNVDVKRAGRKRKGTSQLVSKGVARKFKLRDSQRTPHTWFSPHSHVGKTNKETRLVVDAPARVNGMCFNNNLLAGPESSLYGNMLLYRENKIV